The Cloacibacterium sp. TD35 region TTTAAAAATCACAAAATTTTTATTAGAAAATAATTGTAAAGCCATCGTTATTGCTTGTAATACGGCTACTGCAAACGCTTTGCAAGATGTGAAGGAATTGGTGGGAAATCAGGCTTTGGTTTTTGATGTTATTAATCCAGTTGCAGAAAAAGTAGCTTTCGAAATTCACCAAAATGTAGGAGTTATTGCGACTAAGGCAACGGTAAATTCTGGCTTGTACAGAAAATCTATCAGAAAACTGAATAAATATATTCAAGTAGATGAATTGGCGACACCTTTATTGGTTCCTGCAATCGAAGAAGGTTTTGTAAATCATCCTATTACACATGCAATTATTTATAACTATTTGAGCGACAAAAAGTTAAAAGATATAGAAACCCTTATTCTAGGTTGCACACATTATCCGCTTTTGATTGAAGAGATTAAAAAATATTACGGA contains the following coding sequences:
- the murI gene encoding glutamate racemase, with the translated sequence MKPDYSHLSSLQPIGIFDSGVGGLTVAKEIKRLMPHENFIYFGDTAHLPYGEKSREAIIGYSLKITKFLLENNCKAIVIACNTATANALQDVKELVGNQALVFDVINPVAEKVAFEIHQNVGVIATKATVNSGLYRKSIRKLNKYIQVDELATPLLVPAIEEGFVNHPITHAIIYNYLSDKKLKDIETLILGCTHYPLLIEEIKKYYGTRVRVIDSPKIVASYVRDILSKNDLLNPQHEEGNTEFYLSDITKNFEKISKKFFGNKISLELKKL